The following are encoded in a window of Colius striatus isolate bColStr4 chromosome 25, bColStr4.1.hap1, whole genome shotgun sequence genomic DNA:
- the LOC133627841 gene encoding granzyme M-like, with protein sequence PRSCLGLLLLFTLPWAGPAQGWLQPSSVIGGHEAKPHSRPYMVSIQLRRGHACGGALLHRRWVLTAAHCFPQGRRAVGMAVVGLHRLKEHGPATQTLPIRAACAHPSYNRHTMENDLLLLQLEGTVTLSRTRRLIRLLGKEPMAGATCSVAGWGVGGHGGLSATLQELEVTVLDSRMCNNSRFWDGEITPTMICFQGCRRGSAPSKGDSGGPLVCGRRAAVAGVLSFSSPEPTDLFKPPVATSAVKHKKWIQKTLRRGCSSP encoded by the exons ccgaggagctgcctggggctgctgctgctcttcaccCTCCCTTGGGCTGGACCAG CACAGGGATGGCTCCAGCCCTCATCAGTCATCGGAGGCCACGAGGCCAAACCCCACTCCAGGCCCTACATGGTGTCcatccagctgaggaggggtcATGCCTGCGGGGGAGCGCTGCTGCACCGGCGCTGGGTGCTGACAGCAGCCCACTGCTTCCCTCAGGG gaggagggccGTGGGGATGGCAGTGGTGGGGCTGCACAGGCTGAAGGAGCATGGGCCGGCCACACAGACCCTCCCcatccgggcagcctgtgcccaccccAGCTACAACCGTCACACGATGGAAAACGaccttctcctgctccag CTGGAGGGGACGGTGACGCTGAGCAGGACGCGGCGGCTCATCAGGCTGCTGGGCAAGGAGCCAATGGCAGGGGCAACCTGCAGCGTGGCAGGCTGGGGGGTCGGTGGGCACGGGGGGCTCTCAGCCacgctgcaggagctggaggtcACGGTGCTGGACAGCAGGATGTGCAACAACAGCCGCTTCTGGGACGGGGAAATCACCCCCACCATGATCTGCTTCCAGGGATGCCGCAGGGGCTCAGCACCCTCcaag GGTGACTCCGGGGGTCCCCTGGTGTGCGGGCGGCGTGCGGCGGTGGCCGGTGTTCTGTCCTTCTCCAGCCCGGAGCCCACCGACCTTTTCAAGCCGCCGGTTGCCACCTCGGCTGTGAAGCACAAGAAATGGATCCAGAAAACACTGcggaggggctgcagctccc